A single window of Plectropomus leopardus isolate mb chromosome 12, YSFRI_Pleo_2.0, whole genome shotgun sequence DNA harbors:
- the grk7a gene encoding rhodopsin kinase grk7a: MCDMGGLDNLVANTAYLKAQGGDDKEMKKRRRSLSLPKPEQCAAVRASVDKDYASLCEKQPIGKKFFRQYLVNNPEYKVAADFLDDLYDWDLAEGAAKDKARQNIMKTYCKSDSKSFLSFLTGDAAEKCKSVTDANFDEVMKGKVQDGVREYLKDKPLTDYQASPFFDKFLQWKEYEKQPISDKYFYEFRTLGKGGFGEVCAVQVKNTGQMYACKKLCKKRLKKKGGEKMALLEKKILEKVNSLFLVNLGYAYDTDTHLCLVMTLMNGGDLKYHIYNMGYDGKGADKGIEMKRVIHYTAQITTGILHLHEMDIVYRDMKPENVLLDSQGQCRLSDLGLAIELAPEKTVTQMAGTGAYMAPELLSKTPYRTSVDWWALGCSIYEMVAGYTPFKGPESKKEKVEKEEVQRRILNEEPKWEHRCFDAPTKDIIQQFLKKKIEERLGMKNNMEDPRKHEWFKTINFPRLEAGLVDPPWVPKPNVVYAKDTGDIAEFSEIKGIVFDANDNKFFKEFSTGAVPIQWQHEMIDTGLFDELNDPNRKEGGGDPDDEKKSGTCRIL; encoded by the exons ATGTGTGACATGGGGGGACTGGATAACCTGGTGGCCAACACGGCCTACCTAAAAGCCCAGGGCGGTGATGACAAGGAGATGAAAAAGCGCCGTCGCAGCTTGTCTCTCCCCAAGCCGGAGCAATGCGCTGCAGTACGAGCTTCTGTTGACAAGGACTATGCATCGCTTTGTGAAAAGCAGCCTATTGGCAAAAAGTTTTTCCGTCAATACCTTGTAAATAATCCCGAGTATAAGGTTGCTGCTGACTTCCTGGATGACCTCTATGACTGGGATCTGGCTGAAGGTGCGGCAAAAGACAAGGCACGccaaaacatcatgaaaacgTATTGCAAGTCCGACTCCAAGAGCTTCCTGTCCTTTCTTACTGGGGATGCGGCTGAAAAATGCAAGTCTGTGACGGATGCCAACTTTGACGAGGTGATGAAAGGCAAAGTCCAAGATGGTGTGAGAGAATATCTTAAAGACAAACCCCTCACAGATTACCAGGCCAGCCCATTCTTCGATAAATTCCTCCAGTGGAAAGAGTATGAAAAACAGCCCATCTCTGATAAATACTTCTATGAATTCAGAACTCTTGGCAAAGGAGGCTTTGGAGAG GTGTGTGCTGTTCAGGTGAAGAACACAGGGCAAATGTATGCCTGCAAGAAGTTGTGTAAGAAGCGTCTGAAGAAAAAGGGCGGTGAGAAGATGGCCCTGTTGGAGAAGAAGATTTTGGAGAAGGTCAATAGCCTGTTTTTGGTCAACTTGGGCTACGCTTATGACACAGACACCCACTTGTGCCTTGTCATGACCCTGATGAACGGAGGGGACCTCAAGTACCACATTTACAACATGGGCTACGATGGCAAGGGTGCGGACAAGGGCATTGAGATGAAGCGTGTCATCCACTACACAGCGCAGATCACCACTGGCATCCTGCATCTGCATGAGATGGATATTGTTTACCGTGATATGAAGCCGGAGAACGTGTTGCTGGATAGTCAAGGCCAGTGCCGACTTTCAGATTTGGGTCTGGCCATAGAGCTTGCACCAGAGAAGACCGTCACCCAGATG gCTGGTACCGGAGCATACATGGCCCCTGAGCTCCTGTCCAAAACTCCATACAGGACTTCAGTGGACTGGTGGGCCTTGGGCTGCAGTATCTACGAGATGGTAGCTGGTTACACACCTTTCAAAGGGCCAGAGAGCAAGAAGGAGaaggtggagaaggaggaggtgcAGCGCCGCATTCTCAATGAGGAACCCAAGTGGGAGCACAGGTGCTTTGATGCTCCCACCAAGGACATCATCCAGCAGTTTCTCAAGAAGAAGATAGAGGAGCGCCTGGGCATGAA GAACAACATGGAGGATCCCAGGAAGCATGAGTGGTTCAAGACCATCAACTTCCCCCGTCTGGAGGCTGGGCTGGTGGACCCTCCATGGGTGCCCAAGCCCAATGTCGTCTACGCCAAGGACACTGGTGACATTGCAGAGTTCTCTGAGATCAAGGGCATTGTGTTTGATGCCAATGACAATAAATTCTTCAAGGAGTTTAGCACAGGTGCCGTGCCCATTCAGTGGCAGCACGAGATGATTGACACTGGACTGTTTGATGAGCTTAATGATCCCAACAGGAAAGAAGGCGGTGGAGATCCTGATGATGAGAAGAAGTCTGGCACATGCAGAATACTGTGA